In Cytobacillus oceanisediminis, the following proteins share a genomic window:
- a CDS encoding FAD binding domain-containing protein yields the protein MLVSEIDMITPSSLSECLMQLSKEGRKLRLIAGGTDAAVRMKEGKWRPEIWINIKSLSELRYIEESEDCIHIGPLTTHTDIIHSPLLQRKADVLVDAAREVGATQMQNMGTIGGNIGTASPAGDTLPALYVLGARLELTSLSNKRIIPIEEFILGPGRTVLKENEMITKILIKPQKPNEIGIFQKLGPRKAQSISIVNVAISLTMDQDLKCREGKIAFGSVAPTIIRARKCESMLPLGTLNDELIRNIAKIAWKEVMPITDGRATATYRRDMASALLERGLYRLIRRWNNQ from the coding sequence ATGCTTGTTTCAGAGATTGACATGATTACCCCTTCCTCTCTATCCGAATGTCTGATGCAGCTATCGAAGGAAGGCAGGAAACTTAGATTGATAGCAGGCGGTACAGATGCTGCAGTCCGGATGAAGGAAGGCAAATGGCGGCCGGAAATTTGGATCAATATAAAAAGCTTAAGTGAGCTGCGGTATATCGAAGAAAGTGAAGATTGTATTCATATTGGCCCATTGACCACACATACGGATATTATTCATTCTCCGCTTCTGCAAAGAAAAGCGGATGTTCTCGTGGATGCAGCGCGGGAAGTTGGCGCCACTCAAATGCAGAATATGGGAACAATCGGCGGCAATATTGGTACTGCCTCTCCTGCAGGCGATACCCTTCCGGCTTTGTATGTTCTTGGAGCAAGGCTTGAACTCACCTCGCTGTCGAATAAACGAATCATTCCAATCGAAGAGTTTATCCTTGGTCCCGGCAGGACAGTTTTAAAAGAAAATGAAATGATCACAAAAATCCTCATAAAACCGCAAAAACCAAATGAAATAGGCATTTTCCAGAAGCTAGGCCCCCGCAAAGCACAATCTATTTCCATTGTGAATGTTGCTATTTCACTCACAATGGACCAGGACCTGAAATGCAGGGAAGGAAAAATCGCCTTCGGATCTGTGGCTCCAACTATTATCCGGGCACGCAAGTGTGAATCAATGCTTCCCCTGGGAACGCTTAATGATGAATTAATCCGGAATATCGCCAAAATTGCCTGGAAAGAGGTCATGCCCATCACAGATGGAAGAGCAACTGCTACATATAGAAGGGATATGGCGAGCGCTTTATTAGAAAGAGGATTGTACCGTTTAATCAGGAGGTGGAATAACCAGTGA
- a CDS encoding nucleotidyltransferase family protein, whose protein sequence is MTHTAILLAAGQSSRMGTLKGLLPWNGMTLIEHQLNTLRKSVFTDIVVVLGFEAEKFLSIAKKYSAKLIINEHFQDGKCSSIIAGVKAAVTLSETILITSVDQPLHSVTINKLAENLRKSRCLIAVPSHQGKRGHPILFSSRLRNELLSIKEEKMGLRHVIQQHEKFLLEVPVENEQIHLNLNHQEDYKIALKKYTRR, encoded by the coding sequence ATGACACATACAGCCATTTTGCTTGCCGCGGGCCAGTCCAGCAGAATGGGTACTCTAAAAGGACTGCTGCCATGGAATGGTATGACCTTAATCGAGCATCAGCTGAACACTCTCAGAAAATCGGTGTTCACAGATATTGTAGTTGTATTGGGATTTGAAGCTGAAAAATTCCTCTCAATCGCAAAAAAGTATTCTGCAAAATTGATAATAAATGAACATTTTCAAGATGGTAAATGCTCGTCAATCATTGCAGGGGTGAAAGCTGCAGTCACGTTATCAGAAACGATTCTGATAACATCCGTGGACCAGCCGCTTCATTCTGTCACCATTAATAAGCTCGCCGAGAATCTTAGAAAAAGCCGCTGCCTGATTGCAGTCCCCAGCCACCAAGGCAAAAGAGGACACCCAATCCTCTTTTCCTCCCGATTGAGGAACGAGCTTTTATCGATAAAGGAAGAGAAAATGGGCTTGAGACATGTAATTCAGCAGCATGAGAAATTTCTCCTAGAGGTGCCAGTGGAAAATGAGCAGATTCATCTCAACCTGAATCATCAGGAAGATTATAAAATTGCGCTTAAAAAATATACCAGGAGGTAA
- a CDS encoding (2Fe-2S)-binding protein, with the protein MKSIKFIVNGKESTVVCPPAKPLLDVLREDLGLTASKECCGKGECGSCSVLINNEVVCSCLVLAGQAENQVITTCEGVGLSPNLDVIQESFIAEGATQCGYCTPGIIVSAKAFLDGIDHVPSVGEIKTALGGNLCRCTGYTKIIKAVQTAASQKISEPETIR; encoded by the coding sequence TTGAAAAGTATTAAATTTATTGTTAATGGAAAGGAATCTACGGTCGTTTGCCCGCCTGCGAAACCGCTCCTTGATGTCTTGAGAGAAGATCTGGGTCTGACTGCCAGCAAGGAATGCTGCGGAAAGGGAGAATGCGGATCATGCTCTGTTCTAATCAATAATGAGGTTGTATGTTCCTGTCTTGTACTAGCTGGCCAGGCGGAAAACCAGGTGATCACCACTTGTGAAGGAGTCGGATTATCACCAAATCTGGATGTGATTCAGGAATCATTTATCGCCGAAGGAGCAACACAATGCGGGTACTGTACTCCGGGAATCATCGTATCAGCAAAAGCTTTCTTGGATGGAATTGACCATGTTCCATCCGTTGGGGAAATTAAAACCGCATTAGGAGGCAACTTATGCCGCTGTACAGGCTATACCAAAATTATTAAGGCCGTTCAGACAGCTGCCAGCCAAAAAATATCCGAGCCGGAAACAATCCGATAG
- a CDS encoding Na-translocating system protein MpsC family protein, with protein MTVLTSKLSQTIKKDLAFLYNRVNQEIYGTGVKKQRIETFDDRVIIFAQHKRVQALQMLSQNFHHLTISVDSALIVEFKSLFKGMIEDALHLKVKTILKDYDPVTEEACTIIYFEE; from the coding sequence ATGACTGTTTTAACCTCAAAATTATCTCAGACAATAAAAAAAGATCTCGCTTTTCTCTATAATCGTGTGAACCAGGAGATCTATGGAACAGGCGTAAAAAAACAGCGTATTGAAACTTTTGATGATAGAGTCATCATCTTTGCACAGCATAAGCGTGTTCAGGCACTGCAGATGCTGAGCCAGAACTTCCATCACCTGACCATTTCGGTTGATTCAGCATTGATTGTTGAATTCAAATCGCTTTTTAAAGGTATGATTGAAGATGCTCTTCATTTGAAAGTCAAAACGATTTTAAAAGATTATGATCCTGTTACTGAAGAAGCATGCACCATTATTTATTTTGAAGAATAG
- a CDS encoding nucleobase:cation symporter-2 family protein: MYAGAVIVPLIVGPAIGLTAQQLAYLISIDLFTCGIATLLQVIGGKHFGIRLPVILGCTFTAVGPMIAIGNLQGITAIYGAIIASGIIVMILSQFMSKIMRFFPPVVTGSVVAIIGVSLIPVAMNNAAGGLGSPDYGSAGNLFLAAFTLVLIILMNRFFKGYMKAISVLLSLVAGTIAAYFMGLVSFAEVSQASWFHVVQPFYFGFPTFNASAILTMTLVAIVSMIESTGVFLALGDVCERKLDSKDIKKGLRAEGLAVVIGGIFNAFPYTSFSQNVGLVALTKVKTRNVVIAAGVILMILGLLPKVAALTTIIPMAVLGGAMIPMFGMVISSGIRMLSVVDFSKNENLLIVACSIGIGLGSAVVPQIFESLPTSARLLVENGIVLGSITAILLNLVFNYKDLNISESERIEQLKGDHSAEMI, translated from the coding sequence ATGTATGCAGGTGCTGTCATTGTACCGTTGATTGTGGGACCAGCAATTGGGCTTACTGCCCAGCAGCTTGCTTACTTAATTTCGATTGATTTGTTTACCTGCGGGATTGCTACATTGCTTCAAGTTATAGGGGGGAAGCATTTTGGCATTAGGCTGCCTGTGATTCTGGGATGTACTTTTACAGCAGTCGGCCCGATGATTGCCATCGGGAATTTGCAGGGCATTACAGCCATCTACGGGGCTATTATTGCTTCAGGTATTATCGTCATGATCCTATCCCAATTTATGAGTAAAATTATGAGGTTTTTCCCGCCGGTCGTAACCGGTTCAGTCGTTGCTATTATCGGGGTATCACTGATTCCTGTTGCCATGAATAATGCTGCAGGCGGGCTTGGATCACCTGATTATGGAAGTGCGGGAAATTTATTCCTGGCTGCATTTACATTGGTGTTGATTATTTTAATGAACAGGTTTTTTAAAGGCTATATGAAAGCGATTTCTGTCCTGCTGTCATTGGTGGCCGGGACAATAGCAGCTTATTTTATGGGGCTTGTCAGCTTTGCCGAAGTCAGCCAGGCTTCCTGGTTTCATGTCGTTCAGCCGTTTTATTTCGGATTCCCGACATTCAATGCCTCAGCCATCCTTACGATGACTTTAGTAGCGATTGTGAGCATGATTGAATCTACTGGGGTATTTCTGGCTCTCGGAGATGTCTGTGAGAGAAAACTGGACTCTAAAGACATTAAAAAAGGGCTGCGTGCAGAAGGACTGGCTGTTGTTATAGGGGGCATTTTTAACGCGTTTCCTTATACGTCCTTTTCACAGAATGTGGGACTTGTAGCATTGACTAAAGTAAAAACGAGAAATGTTGTTATCGCAGCCGGTGTCATATTAATGATTCTGGGCCTTTTGCCTAAAGTGGCTGCTCTGACTACGATTATTCCTATGGCTGTTCTTGGAGGAGCAATGATTCCAATGTTTGGGATGGTTATCTCATCGGGAATCAGAATGCTTTCTGTAGTGGATTTCAGCAAAAATGAAAACTTGCTTATTGTTGCCTGTTCAATAGGAATTGGACTTGGTTCAGCGGTGGTCCCGCAGATTTTTGAGAGTCTGCCGACAAGTGCACGCCTGCTGGTTGAAAATGGAATCGTACTGGGAAGCATCACAGCAATTTTATTAAATTTGGTATTTAATTATAAAGATTTAAATATAAGTGAAAGTGAAAGAATCGAACAGCTGAAAGGAGATCATTCAGCTGAAATGATTTGA
- the allB gene encoding allantoinase AllB — MDLILKNANIPQGDRQVLTNILVNEGKIVGYTNDISFLNASKVIDIQGKLVVPGCIDPHTHFMDPGFTHRETFATGSRSAAAGGLTTIIDMPCCSKPSVRDGDSFNKKIGPIRDQAYIDYCFWGGMTGEDAREGWIDNIYPQIDQGVVAFKVYMTPSVPTFPKVSDAEMLEIFKNVAKTGLPIGVHAENYDICTFNSKKLEKEGRLDGPAWAEARSSLAEKVAIELILSFAEATDARVHVVHMSTKEGVELVKAAKKRGVKVTAETCPHYLVLNAQDSMSERGSYAKIAPPLRGKEDNESHWQALADGTIDFVGTDHAPYEIATEKDYPGATIWNTFPGIPGVETMVPILVSEGLNKGRLSLSRFVEVTSRNAAIHYGIYPKKGSMEIGSDADFTVIDLEKEYVIDEQKTESMAKYNPLHGMKLKGKPVQTIIRGNVVYEEDKGIVGEAGYGEYVPRQSIQRLERTLKYEKYEAVNVKTKDPVAQQ, encoded by the coding sequence ATGGACTTAATTCTGAAAAATGCAAATATTCCGCAGGGAGATCGTCAGGTTTTAACAAATATTCTAGTAAACGAGGGAAAGATTGTCGGCTACACGAATGACATTTCTTTTCTAAATGCATCCAAGGTCATTGACATTCAAGGGAAATTAGTCGTTCCAGGCTGTATTGATCCACATACCCATTTTATGGATCCCGGGTTTACTCACAGAGAAACATTTGCAACCGGCAGCCGTTCTGCAGCAGCCGGAGGCTTGACAACCATTATCGATATGCCATGCTGCAGCAAGCCATCTGTACGCGATGGAGATAGCTTCAATAAAAAAATCGGTCCAATCAGGGATCAGGCTTATATTGATTACTGCTTCTGGGGCGGCATGACTGGTGAGGATGCACGAGAAGGCTGGATTGATAATATTTACCCTCAGATAGATCAGGGAGTTGTAGCATTTAAAGTTTACATGACTCCTTCTGTACCTACCTTCCCTAAAGTATCTGACGCAGAAATGCTGGAGATTTTCAAAAACGTTGCAAAAACCGGTCTTCCTATTGGTGTTCATGCTGAAAACTACGATATCTGCACATTCAATTCGAAGAAACTTGAAAAAGAAGGCCGCCTTGACGGACCGGCATGGGCTGAAGCTCGGTCAAGCCTCGCTGAGAAGGTGGCCATTGAACTGATTCTCAGCTTCGCGGAAGCTACAGACGCACGTGTACATGTGGTACATATGAGCACAAAGGAAGGCGTCGAACTGGTTAAAGCTGCAAAGAAGCGCGGTGTCAAGGTTACAGCTGAAACCTGCCCTCACTACCTTGTTTTAAATGCTCAGGATTCCATGTCAGAGCGGGGCTCCTATGCAAAAATCGCTCCTCCGCTGCGAGGAAAAGAGGATAACGAATCCCACTGGCAGGCTCTGGCTGATGGCACAATCGACTTTGTCGGAACTGACCATGCTCCATATGAAATTGCCACCGAAAAGGATTATCCCGGTGCAACGATCTGGAACACCTTCCCTGGCATCCCGGGTGTAGAAACGATGGTGCCGATCCTTGTCAGTGAAGGGTTAAATAAAGGCCGCTTATCCCTATCAAGATTTGTAGAAGTAACGAGCCGCAATGCCGCCATTCATTATGGCATATACCCTAAGAAAGGCTCAATGGAAATTGGCAGTGATGCAGATTTCACGGTTATCGATCTTGAAAAAGAATATGTTATTGATGAGCAGAAAACAGAATCAATGGCTAAATATAATCCGCTCCATGGCATGAAACTAAAAGGGAAGCCAGTCCAGACAATTATCCGCGGAAACGTGGTCTACGAAGAAGACAAAGGGATCGTCGGAGAAGCGGGATATGGTGAGTACGTTCCGCGCCAAAGCATCCAGAGACTTGAAAGAACATTGAAGTATGAAAAATACGAAGCGGTAAATGTGAAAACAAAAGATCCTGTAGCACAGCAATAA